Genomic segment of Streptomyces longhuiensis:
GAGGAGCCCGCCGTGTGCCGACGACCTCCAACACCTGTGAAATGGACGAATCATGACGAGTCCAATCGAGATTGAGGGCGCCGAGACCTCTTCCGCCTTGGACAAGGACAGCGCGCCGCAGGCTGACGCGAAGGGGCCCAAGAAGCTCGAGGGGCGCAGCCCCGGACAGCTGATGTGGCGTCGCTTCAAACGGGACAAGACGGGCGTCGTCTCCGCCTTCATCGTCCTGTTCTTCTTCCTGATAGCCGCGCTCGCGCCGGTCATCGCGAAGGTGTACGGCAAGGACCCGTACACGTTCTACGGGCAGGACGACCCCACACTCCTCAACGAGTTCAACCTGCCGGCCGGCCCCAACGGCGGTATCTCGCCCGAGCATTGGTTCGGCATCGACCCGAACTACGGCCGCGACGTGTTCTCGTACCTGCTCTACGGCATGCGTACGTCGCTCTACACGGCGCTCCTCGCCACGATCGGCATCGTCATCGTGGGCGTGCTCATCGGTCTCGTCTCCGGGTACTTCGGCGGCAAGATCGACTACTGGCTCGGGCGGCTCACCGACTTCATGCTCGCCCTGCCCAGCCAGCTGTTCATGGTCGCGGTGATGCCCGTCGTGGTCACGGTGTTCGTGGCGCCCGACGAGGAGACCCCGGTCTACATCCGCTTCCTCGCCATCCTCGGCGTGATGTGGCTCCTCACCTGGATGAGCCTGTCCCGCCTGGTGCGCGCCGTCACGCTCTCCCTGCGTGAGCGCGAGTTCGTGGAGGCGGCGAAGGTCGCGGGCGCCTCGCCCTGGCGGATCATCCGCAAGGAGCTGCTGCCCAACCTGATCACGCCGATCATCGTGCAGGGCACGTACCTGCTCCCCAGCACCATCCTCTCGGTCGCCTTCCTGTCCTTCGTCGGCGTCGGGTATCAGGACCCGACCCCCGACTGGGGCCTGATGTTCGCCACCGGCGCGAACATCTACGAGCAGGACCCGACCTACATGTTCTTCCCGGGTGTCGCCATGGTCGTCTTCTTCGTGGCGTTCAACCTCCTCGGGGACTCCGTCCGGGATGCGTTCGATCCCAAGACGGGCCGCTGAACCCAGCACCTCCGAGGGGGAGCTGCCACCCGGGCGCCGGCCCACACCGGATGCGCCAGGCAGCACCAAAGGATCACTACTCACAGGCAGGTGGATCTAACTCCATGAGCATCCTTCGTACGCGCACGGCGCAGGCAACGGTCGTCGCGGTGACCGCCGGCGCGCTGGCACTCACCGGCTGCAGCAGTGGCAGCAAGAGCTCCGACAAGCCCGCGGGCAAGTCCCAGAAGGACGCCCTCGCGCAGGCCAAGCCGGTCGTCATGGGCACCGCCCAGCAGTCCGTCGGCCCCGCCAAGGAGGTCCCGGGCGCCCGTAAGGGCGGCACCGTCCAGGTCTACCAGGAGACGGACTTCTCCCACCTGGACCCGGGTCAGATCTACGTCTCCGACGGCGGTCTGCTCTCCAAGCTCCTCTACCGTGGCCTGACCACGTACGTCGAGGACGACAAGGGCAACTCGACGGTCGTCGGCGACCTCGCCACCGACGCGGGCAAGTCCTCGGACGGCGGCAAGACCTGGACCTACACGCTGAAGGACGGCGTGAAGGACCAGAACGGCAACGTCATCACCTCCGGCGACATCCGCCACACGTTCGAGCGCCTCTACGCCTCGTTCGAGACGGACGGCCCGACCTACGTCCAGCAGTGGCTGTCCGGCACGGGCACCAAGTACCGCAAGGCGTACGCCGGTCCGTACAAGGGCAAGCACCTGCCGGACTCGGTCATCGCGACCCCGGACGACAAGACGATCGTCTTCCACTTCCTGAAGCCGCAGACGGACACTCCGCAGGCGATGGCGATGGCCGCCTACTCGGTCGTCCCCGAGAAGACGGACACCAAGGAGAAGTACGACCAGGCGCCCGTCGCGACCGGTCCGTACAAGATCTCGGACTACAAGTCCGGCAAGAGCATGAAGCTGGTCCGCAACACCAACTGGGACCCGAAGACGGACCCGATGCGTCACCAGTACGTCGATGGCTTCAACATCGACTACAACCAGGACAAGGCCACGCAGACCAAGACGATCCTGGCCGACCGTGCCGAGGCCAAGAACGCCATCATGTTCACCGGCCAGATCGACGCCACCCAGCTGCAGAAGATCACCACCGACAAGGCGGTCATGAAGCGCACGGTGCAGGGCTACGCCCCGTACGTGTGGCAGCTGAACTTCAACATGGACCGCGTGAAGGACAAGCGCATCCGTGACGCCATCGCCCTGGCGATGCCGGCCACCGCGGCCGGCCGCGCCGACGGCGGTGCCTACGGCGGCGAGCCCGCGACCAGCCTGATGTCGCCCACCACGCCGGGCTACGACAAGACCTTCGACCCGTTCAACCGGGTCAAGAAGCCGAACGGTGACATCGCCGCGGCGAAGAAGCTGATCGACGAGGCCGGCGCCAAGGGCAAGAAGCTCGTCTACGCGTACGCCAACACCCCGGTGCGTACCACCCAGGCGAACCTCATCATCAACAACCTGAAGCGCATCGGCCTCGACATCCAGAAGAAGGAAGTCGACGCCGCGACCTGGTACGAGCAGATGGGCAAGGTCAAGAACGGCTTTGACCTCTACATGACCGGCTGGGGTCAGGACTGGGCGTCCGGCAACACCGTCTTCCCGCCGTCCTTCGACGGTGCGCAGATCCAGGACGGCGCGTCGAACTACTCGCACACGAACGACAAGCACGTGAACGACGAGATCGCGCGCATCCAGAAGATCACGGACACGGCCGAGGCTGCCAAGGAGTGGGAGAAGCTCTCCCAGTACATCAGCACCAAGATCAACCCGGCTGCCCCGATCTACTACACCAAGGTGTTCCAGATCGCCGGCTCCAACGTCGGTGGCCTGCGGTACTCGACGGTGACGAGCTACACCGACCCGACCGCGGTCTACCTCAAGAAGTAGTCAGTACAAGGCAGTTCCCGGGGATGAGGGCGCGGCGGTGCCCTCATCCCCGGGTCGCCGGCTCCCTCCTGGCCTCCCACCGCCGCCGTCCTGAGAGCAGCTCATTGCCATGCTTCGATTTCTCATACGCCGGACGCTCGGCGCAGCACTCATCCTCCTGCTGATCAGCGCCTTCACGTACTTCATGTACTTCGCCATCCCACAGGACCCGGCGACGCTCGCATGTGGCAAGAACTGCACCCCGGATGCGCTGGCGCTCATTCACAAGAACCTCGGCCTCGACAAGCCGGTCCCCGTGCAGTACTGGGACTACCTCAGCGGCATCTTCGTCGGACGCGACTTCGCGGTGGGCCACTGCTCCGCACCCTGCTTCGGCGTCTCGTTCCGTAACAACCAGATGGTGTGGGACACCATGCTGGACCGTCTCCCGCTGACGGTCTCCCTCACCTTCGGCTCCCTCGTCGTCTTCCTGTTCGCCGGTCTCGGCGCCGGCCTGATGGCCGCCCGCTTCCGCGGCACCTGGCTCGACAAGACCTTCAGCGGCGCCTCGCTGGTCACCAGCTCGTTCCAGATCTACTTCATCGGCCCGGTCGTCATGGGCCTCCTGGTCTTCAGCACCGGCTGGCTGGACAAGCCCAAGTACGTGCCGATCAGCGAGAATCCGTGGGGCTGGTTCATGGGCCTGCTGATCCCCTGGATCGTCATGGCGACCATCTTCACGGCCAACTACACACGTATGGCCCGCTCCTCGATGATCGAGCAGTTGCAGGAAGAGCACGTCCGAGCTGCCAAGGCCAAGGGCATGAGCGCTCGTTACGCCTTCTTCCGCTACGCCTGGCGCGGCTCGCTCATCCCGATCATCACCATCCTGGGCATGGACATCGGCGGTCTGCTCAGCGGTGGCATGGTCACCGAGCTGACCTTCGGCCTCGCCGGCATCGGCCGTCTCGCCCGTGACTCGGTCATCGGCAAGGACCTCCCCGTCCTCATGGGCGTCATGATCCTCAGCGCCGCCTTCATCATCGTCTGCAACATCGTCGTGGACGCTCTGTACGCCGTCGTCGACCCGCGCGTGCGTCTGTCCTAGGAGAACGACCGTGACCACACTCACCAAGACCGAGGACGCCCCGGCCCCCACCGGCGGCGACGCGTTCCTCTCGGTACGCGACCTGAAGGTGCAGTTCTCCACCGAGGACGGCATCGTCAAGGCTGTGGACGGGCTCTCCTTCGACATCGAGCGCGGCAAGACGCTCGGCATCGTCGGCGAGTCGGGCTCCGGCAAGTCGGTGACGAACCTGACCGTGCTCGGCCTGCACAACCGCAAGAGCACCCACGTCGAGGGCGAGATCCTCCTCGAGGGCAAGGAACTGATCACCGCCACCGAGCCCGAGCTCGAGAAGCTCCGCGGCAACAAGATGGCGATGATCTTCCAGGACTCGCTGACCGCCCTGTCCCCGTACTACACGGTGGGCCGGCAGATCTCCGAGCCGTTCCGCAAGCACACCGGGGCCAGCAAGCAGGAGGCCCGGGACCGGGCCATCCAGATGCTGGAGAAGGTGGGCATCCCCCACCCCAAGCAGCGGGTGGACGACTACCCGCACCAGTTCTCCGGCGGTATGCGCCAGCGCGCCATGATCGCCATGTCCCTGGTCTGCAACCCCGACCTGCTGATCGCCGACGAGCCGACCACCGCGCTCGACGTGACCGTCCAGGCGCAGATCCTCGACCTGCTCAAGGACCTCCAGCAGGAGTTCGGCTCCGCGATCATCATGATCACCCACGACCTCGGCGTCGTGGCGAACATGGCCGACGACCTGCTCGTGATGTACGCGGGCCGGGCCGTGGAGCGCGGCTCCGTGCGCGAGGTGCTCAAGTCGCCCGAACACCCCTACACCTGGGGGCTGCTCGGCTCCATGCCGCGCCTCAACTCGGACGTCGACGAACCGCTGCTGCCGATCCCCGGCTCGCCGCCGTCGCTGCTGAACCCGCCGAGCGGCTGCCCCTTCCACCCCCGGTGTGCGTTCACCGACAAGGTGGAAGGCGGCAAGTGCAAGGGCGACAGGCCCACGCTGCCGGCCGACCGCGGCTCTGCCTGCCACCTGACGGCAGATCAGAAGCAGCAGGTGTTCATCGAGACGATTCAGCCCCGGCTGGGCTGAGCTGAAACCGGCGACTGGGGCATGACCATGAGCGAGAACAACCAGACCACCACGGCGGTCGCGGAAGCGATCCCGCAGCAGCGGGACGCGGACCGCACACCGCTCCTCCAGGTCAAGGACCTGAAGAAGCACTTCCCGATCAAGGGCGGCTTCCCGATCCGGCGGACCATCGGCGCCGTCAAGGCCGTCGACGGCGTCTCCTTCGACGTCTTCAAGGGCGAGGCCCTGGGCCTCGTCGGCGAGTCCGGCTGCGGCAAGTCGACGACGGGCCGTCTGCTGACCCGCCTGTACGAGCCGACCCACGGCACGATCACGTACAACGGCCAGGACATCAGCACGGCCAACCGCAAGCAGCTGGCGCCCATCAGGTCCGAGATCCAGATGATCTTCCAGGACCCGTACGCGTCGCTGAACCCGCGTCAGACGGTCGGCTCGATCATCTCCGGGCCGATGGAGATCAACGGCATCAACCCGCCCGGCGGCCGCGAGGCGCGCGTGCGGGAGCTGCTGGAGATCGTCGGCCTGAACCCGGAGCACTACAACCGCTTCCCGCACGAGTTCTCGGGCGGCCAGCGGCAGCGCATCGGCGTGGCCAGGGCCGTGGCCCTGGAGCCGAAGCTGATCGTCGCGGACGAGCCGGTCTCCGCGCTCGACGTGTCGATCCAGGCCCAGGTCGTCAACCTGCTGCAGAAGGTGCAGCGGGAGATGGGCATCGCGTTCGTCTTCATCGCCCACGACCTGGCCATCGTGCGGCACTTCTCGCAGCGCGTCGCGGTGATGTACCTGGGCAAGATCGTGGAGATCGCCGACCGCGACTCGCTCTACAACCGCCCCCGTCACCCGTACACGCACGCGCTGATGTCGGCCGTGCCGGACGCGGACATCGACGCGGTGAAGAAGGAGCGGATCCGCCTGGAGGGCGACGTCCCCTCGCCGATCTCGCCGCCGTCCGGCTGCCGCTTCCGCACCCGGTGCTGGAAGGCGCAGGACAAGTGCGCCACGGAGGAGCCGCCGCTCGTCCAGATCTCCGGCAGCCGCGAGGGTCACCTCACGGCCTGTCACTTCCCGGAGGAGCCGACGACGGAGGACCGCGGCGAGGACATCGTGCTCGACCCGGCCCTCGCGGCCCTCGAGGACGAGTCCGGCCAGGGCGCCTGACCGTCCACGCTCCGGCCGACCACGGCCCGTCACCGGTGACACGCCGGTGACGGGCCGTCGGCGTTCGAGGGCGGGCGGTCGTGACGGTCCCGGCGTGGGCGATGATCCAGGAACGAGCAGGCGACGGAGAGGGGCCCGACATGCTGGACGACCTCGGGACGCGGTGCGAGCAGGCGATGGCGGCGCACGGGTGCCCGTCCGTCTCGGTCGCGGTCGCGGCGCACGGCGAGGTGATCCTGGCCGAGGCGTACGGGTTCGCGGACACCGGTGCGGGGATCCCGGCCACGACGCGGACCCCGTACGCCCTCGCCTCCGTCACCAAGCCGGTCACGGCCGCGGCGGTCTGCGTCGCCGCCGACGAGGGGCTGCTCGACCTGGACGCGCCCGGCCCGCTCGGCGCGACCCCGCGTCAGCTCCTGCGGCACCGGGGCGGGCTCGGCGCGCACTACGACTTCCACTACGGGGAGGAGGGCGAGCCGGCCGTCGACGCGGAGCCGTACACGCGGCTCCACCGCGCGCCCGGCTCCGGCTTCGAGTACGCGAACCTCGGCTACCGGCTCCTCGGCCTGCTCCTGGAGGAAGCCACCGGACAGGACCTCGCTACCTACGCCCGGGAGCGGGTCCTCGGGCCGCTCGGGCTGGACGGCTTCCGCATCGCCACGGCGTGCCCGGAAGCCGCGACCCGCTACACCCCCGACGGGCGCCCCTACCCGGAAGGCCTGCGCACCAGCCATCCCGGCGCCACGCTCGGCTGGGCGACGGCCCCTCAGCTGGCCCTCTTCGCCCAGTCCTGGCCGCGGCTCCTGAAGCCGGAGACGGTGGCCGCGGTCCTCGACGCCGTCCCGATCGGCGAGCACCTCGGGTACGGCCTCGGCTGGTGCGTCTCGCGCGGCGAAGGGCCTCTTCTGGTGAGCCATGGCGGCGGCATGGGCGGCGTGGCCGCGCTGGCGGTGTCGGCGCCGGAACTCGGTCTGTCCGTGGCGGTCCTGACGAACACGACGGCGAAGGCGGCCCGCGACGCAGTCGTCCACCACGTCCTCGGTGAGCTGATACCCGGCTTCGCACCCGAACTGATCTCACCGGTGTTCTCCGTGCCCGCGCGCCCCGTGACCCTGGAGGAGGGGGAGTGGGCGGGCCACGCCTCGACACCGGAGGGCGAGGTCCCGCTGCGGCTGCGGATCCTGCCGGGCGCCCGCGCCGAACTCACCACCGGCGCCGGGACCGCCGCCGCCCCCGTCGACGCCACGGCCACCCTCGCGCTGCGCGGCTCCTTCCCCGTACAACTGCCGACCGCCGACGCGAGGGTCGGCAGTCCGGTGCTCGGTCTGGAACTGCGTCTGGACGCGGGCCGGCTGACCGGGGTGGCGCGTGCCTACAAAGAGGGCGACCGGGAAGGA
This window contains:
- a CDS encoding ABC transporter permease, which encodes MTSPIEIEGAETSSALDKDSAPQADAKGPKKLEGRSPGQLMWRRFKRDKTGVVSAFIVLFFFLIAALAPVIAKVYGKDPYTFYGQDDPTLLNEFNLPAGPNGGISPEHWFGIDPNYGRDVFSYLLYGMRTSLYTALLATIGIVIVGVLIGLVSGYFGGKIDYWLGRLTDFMLALPSQLFMVAVMPVVVTVFVAPDEETPVYIRFLAILGVMWLLTWMSLSRLVRAVTLSLREREFVEAAKVAGASPWRIIRKELLPNLITPIIVQGTYLLPSTILSVAFLSFVGVGYQDPTPDWGLMFATGANIYEQDPTYMFFPGVAMVVFFVAFNLLGDSVRDAFDPKTGR
- a CDS encoding ABC transporter substrate-binding protein; amino-acid sequence: MSILRTRTAQATVVAVTAGALALTGCSSGSKSSDKPAGKSQKDALAQAKPVVMGTAQQSVGPAKEVPGARKGGTVQVYQETDFSHLDPGQIYVSDGGLLSKLLYRGLTTYVEDDKGNSTVVGDLATDAGKSSDGGKTWTYTLKDGVKDQNGNVITSGDIRHTFERLYASFETDGPTYVQQWLSGTGTKYRKAYAGPYKGKHLPDSVIATPDDKTIVFHFLKPQTDTPQAMAMAAYSVVPEKTDTKEKYDQAPVATGPYKISDYKSGKSMKLVRNTNWDPKTDPMRHQYVDGFNIDYNQDKATQTKTILADRAEAKNAIMFTGQIDATQLQKITTDKAVMKRTVQGYAPYVWQLNFNMDRVKDKRIRDAIALAMPATAAGRADGGAYGGEPATSLMSPTTPGYDKTFDPFNRVKKPNGDIAAAKKLIDEAGAKGKKLVYAYANTPVRTTQANLIINNLKRIGLDIQKKEVDAATWYEQMGKVKNGFDLYMTGWGQDWASGNTVFPPSFDGAQIQDGASNYSHTNDKHVNDEIARIQKITDTAEAAKEWEKLSQYISTKINPAAPIYYTKVFQIAGSNVGGLRYSTVTSYTDPTAVYLKK
- a CDS encoding ABC transporter permease, with protein sequence MLRFLIRRTLGAALILLLISAFTYFMYFAIPQDPATLACGKNCTPDALALIHKNLGLDKPVPVQYWDYLSGIFVGRDFAVGHCSAPCFGVSFRNNQMVWDTMLDRLPLTVSLTFGSLVVFLFAGLGAGLMAARFRGTWLDKTFSGASLVTSSFQIYFIGPVVMGLLVFSTGWLDKPKYVPISENPWGWFMGLLIPWIVMATIFTANYTRMARSSMIEQLQEEHVRAAKAKGMSARYAFFRYAWRGSLIPIITILGMDIGGLLSGGMVTELTFGLAGIGRLARDSVIGKDLPVLMGVMILSAAFIIVCNIVVDALYAVVDPRVRLS
- a CDS encoding ABC transporter ATP-binding protein is translated as MTTLTKTEDAPAPTGGDAFLSVRDLKVQFSTEDGIVKAVDGLSFDIERGKTLGIVGESGSGKSVTNLTVLGLHNRKSTHVEGEILLEGKELITATEPELEKLRGNKMAMIFQDSLTALSPYYTVGRQISEPFRKHTGASKQEARDRAIQMLEKVGIPHPKQRVDDYPHQFSGGMRQRAMIAMSLVCNPDLLIADEPTTALDVTVQAQILDLLKDLQQEFGSAIIMITHDLGVVANMADDLLVMYAGRAVERGSVREVLKSPEHPYTWGLLGSMPRLNSDVDEPLLPIPGSPPSLLNPPSGCPFHPRCAFTDKVEGGKCKGDRPTLPADRGSACHLTADQKQQVFIETIQPRLG
- a CDS encoding ABC transporter ATP-binding protein; translation: MSENNQTTTAVAEAIPQQRDADRTPLLQVKDLKKHFPIKGGFPIRRTIGAVKAVDGVSFDVFKGEALGLVGESGCGKSTTGRLLTRLYEPTHGTITYNGQDISTANRKQLAPIRSEIQMIFQDPYASLNPRQTVGSIISGPMEINGINPPGGREARVRELLEIVGLNPEHYNRFPHEFSGGQRQRIGVARAVALEPKLIVADEPVSALDVSIQAQVVNLLQKVQREMGIAFVFIAHDLAIVRHFSQRVAVMYLGKIVEIADRDSLYNRPRHPYTHALMSAVPDADIDAVKKERIRLEGDVPSPISPPSGCRFRTRCWKAQDKCATEEPPLVQISGSREGHLTACHFPEEPTTEDRGEDIVLDPALAALEDESGQGA
- a CDS encoding serine hydrolase domain-containing protein produces the protein MLDDLGTRCEQAMAAHGCPSVSVAVAAHGEVILAEAYGFADTGAGIPATTRTPYALASVTKPVTAAAVCVAADEGLLDLDAPGPLGATPRQLLRHRGGLGAHYDFHYGEEGEPAVDAEPYTRLHRAPGSGFEYANLGYRLLGLLLEEATGQDLATYARERVLGPLGLDGFRIATACPEAATRYTPDGRPYPEGLRTSHPGATLGWATAPQLALFAQSWPRLLKPETVAAVLDAVPIGEHLGYGLGWCVSRGEGPLLVSHGGGMGGVAALAVSAPELGLSVAVLTNTTAKAARDAVVHHVLGELIPGFAPELISPVFSVPARPVTLEEGEWAGHASTPEGEVPLRLRILPGARAELTTGAGTAAAPVDATATLALRGSFPVQLPTADARVGSPVLGLELRLDAGRLTGVARAYKEGDREGLLGNLLTHPCELGPVRPG